The following are from one region of the Bactrocera oleae isolate idBacOlea1 chromosome 6, idBacOlea1, whole genome shotgun sequence genome:
- the LOC106619802 gene encoding protein phosphatase methylesterase 1: MSNLQRTILKNRLPPTIPGGRIGRSDSFKKSRIRDFKPALWSEFFAEKEDVVLDENRTFRIYRTKAPQKPGPILLLLHGGGYSGLTWSHFCVEITRIIHCQCLAIDLRGHGDTKTELDDDLSSDTLAKDIGDLVLQLYQEDAPPIYLVGHSMGGAIAVHFAHKAIIPSIIGITVIDVVEGTAMEALASMQSFLRSRPTHFKSIPNAIEWCIRSGQIRNVESAKVSMPGQIINCSTQQLATNELPLSEDEIEDSASTSNFTHPFSISEDEEMGNDNGGDSVTSVVNTALGEEHDSSSDSSDFKKPFIGHGESPKRYTWRIDLSKSEKYWVGWFTGLSEKFLNLRVPKQLLLASIDGLDKALTVGQMQGRFQMQVLARCGHAVHEDRPHEVAEVISGYLIRNRFAEAVGEFHFHLPSC, encoded by the exons ATGTCAAATTTGCAACGAACCATTCTCAAAAATAGACTACCGCCTACAATACCTGGAGGGCGAATAGGAAGAAG CGACTCATTTAAAAAGTCTCGAATTCGGGATTTCAAGCCGGCACTCTGGAGTGAATTCTTTGCTGAAAAAGAAGACGTGGTCTTAGACGAGAATCGTACTTTCCGTATATATCGCACAAAAGCCCCACAGAAACCTGGGCCGATCCTACTTCTACTACACGGGGGTGGATATTCTGGTCTGACATGGTCGCATTTTTGC gTGGAAATAACTCGCATTATTCATTGTCAGTGTCTTGCAATCGATTTACGAGGTCATGGCGACACTAAGACAGAACTTGATGACGATCTTTCCTCAGATACACTtgcaaa GGATATAGGAGACCTAGTATTGCAGCTTTACCAAGAAGATGCTCCTCCCATCTACCTTGTTGGTCATTCAATGGGAGGCGCTATTGCTGTTCATTTTGCGCACAAGGCAATTATTCCAAGCATAATTGGTATAACTGTAATTGATGTAGTTGAGGGAACTGCTATGGAAGCTTTAGCTAGCATGCAAAGTTTTCTACGATCGCGTCCCACTCACTTTAAAAGCATTCCAAATGCTATAGAATGGTGTATTAGAAGTGGTCAAATAAGAAATGTAGAGAGCGCAAAAGTTTCAATGCCTGGTCAAATCATTAA TTGTTCAACGCAGCAGCTAGCTACCAACGAGCTACCATTGTCTGAAGATGAAATCGAGGACAGTGCTTCAACAAGTAACTTTACACATCCTTTCAGTATTTCCGAAGATGAAGAAATGGGCAACGATAATGGGGGTGATTCCGTCACTTCAGTTGTTAATACCGCACTCGGGGAAGAACATGATAGTAGCTCAGATTCATCAGACTTTAAAAAACCATTTATAGGACATGGTGAATCTCCGAAAAG GTATACTTGGCGTATCGATCTATCAAAATCAGAAAAGTACTGGGTTGGTTGGTTTACCGGTTTAagcgaaaaatttttaaatttacgtGTTCCGAAACAACTATTACTGGCCAGCATTGATGGTCTGGACAAGGCGTTAACTGTTGGTCAAATGcaag GGCGTTTTCAAATGCAAGTGCTGGCGCGATGTGGACACGCTGTTCATGAAGATCGTCCACATGAAGTAGCGGAGGTTATCAGTGGCTATCTTATACGCAATCGTTTTGCAGAAGCAGTTGGcgaatttcattttcatttgccATCATGTTAA
- the LOC106619803 gene encoding UPF0193 protein EVG1 homolog, with the protein MEKTRCMDKITGSPVQDNGRIQSSDNKAILWPSERIVQGGIFHCPKIEYSKETADLLKALMAESKMSMLMRKKINYHLRNGEPLPKPEPPPINTKDPEAGALDILQRAHLAKRKSLEQILASDAYKLPPYRPRPTNRMPTEKEKKLLQEAMSGMRLAETSVKAKRKPRIRTDFQATEENIIDELLDQINERANWLAEMEELGDGKRFRNEVREQIAERLRHIKALETKIQIKRSGIRFVE; encoded by the exons atggaaaaaactcGGTGTATGGACAAAATCACAGGGAGTCCTGTGCAGGATAACGGAAGGATTCAAAGTTCGGACAATAAAGCTATTCTGTGGCCAAGTGAACGCATTGTCCAAGGAGGAATTTTTCACTGTCCTAAAATAGAGTACAGCAAAGAAACTGCGGATTTATTGAAAG CTCTTATGGCTGAGTCCAAAATGTCAATGCTAATGCGGAAAAAAATCAACTATCACTTACGAAATGGGGAGCCATTGCCTAAACCTGAGCCTCCACCTATTAACACAAAAGATCCTGAAGCTGGTGCCCTTGATATTCTGCAACGTGCTCATCTTGCTAAACGAAAGAGCCTTGAACAGATTTTAGCTAGTGACGCCTACAAGCTACCCCCTTACCGTCCGAGACCAACAAATAGGATGCCTACAGAAAAAGAGAAGAAACTACTGCAAGAGGCCATGTCAGGTATGCGACTTGCAGAAACGTCAGTGAAAGCAAAACGTAAGCCACGCATCAGAACGGACTTCCAAGCCACAGAAGAAAATATAATCGATGAAC ttttagatCAAATAAATGAACGCGCAAACTGGTTGGCTGAAATGGAAGAATTAGGCGATGGCAAGCGCTTCAGGAATGAGGTTCGTGAACAAATTGCAGAACGACTTCGCCACATAAAGGCCCTTGAaacgaaaattcaaattaaaaggaGTGGTATTCGCTTCGTGGAGTAA
- the smg gene encoding protein Smaug isoform X2 produces the protein MKYITTEKSGIDHNMCATNDDIHKRNDYSRNSPITFGEQVTTVTSFFESWNNCERTVVMYALLKRLRYPNLKFLQYAIDHALTQNLGSETNLSSVLIDMNANNPSYLKKLLNAYKTLHLNDAVDALTSGSLDKDTIPCYGSDFQITNCDERKLYEKKKEILVEVLNMLPLLKPGNDDAKLIYLALIPSTVRDTMHQRVPTELVQQIFSYMLIHPAISNDDRRSLNVWLRHLEDHLMAADKLVEPKKRNTSSINQSLGVSSDASVSSVSSLTSSSISNNSMSSSGSFAPGLGISPYAKSRNVDWQTIAPPSKNHNNLQQNPISQPNSLPDWTNFMRNDSGFANSGMNNLSEISSSSSGSSCTNRRNSSITDQLCDNFNGINLNELGSSQNKLGLSLSIATIGVDTHAKESSLVNGVAAAVATTNTNPNPVISGLFNNNNNPIINILGSSGHNESKVCENNSYSNSNNDEHDTSFSKNGTEIIDFEPHISINVDDQCINDSLSSIKNDTNQKSLQPQMAYTSMPMSNYEQTDMTRWSLDGKLTALKTRRSNSLTTQTMSTSSSSSNSSVITVNDNCSNSNENLAQFANKPRSFSLSIEHQRGGLANSGSDTGLDDFKPGYIKFQSRNVGMSNIGLWLKSLRLHKYIDLFKNMTYEDMLCITEEFLQGLGVTKGASHKLSICIEKLKERTNHLSRLEQDLVNGQIKIQTVVEDLASMVLSPMKPIESVDGGSNEDNVAHRFLKVLDIVGSMVQRDTNAPQDEENINVLMWVLDRSIHNEAFVNHSNQLKELKFKLSKHKIAIGHKAHHVKNGSSGNLNKSRWSGKSRKCDIKNGSNDRINHRKNSNDMPNFTANSISQNQQHQHQHHHHGSQTQPGDYGNVGISNSGNNGSAQHQYKSSSYPNFMNSQQQQVKQPHHNHHSQLSQQQQDQNTILPQHSHFPTLPPQQQQQQQQQHRRSLNNLILVSGGPQQPQKMVFKPGQGILPAGPPSSDGHLRRTSITAAISNQNNINANLTSTFKTSLANVTGKADPSQQPQSLSQSQHQQQTQQSQKTMAAVVMENFSKFEEHFTLF, from the exons ATGAAATATATTACTACCGAAAAGAGCGGCATTGACCATAATATGTGTGCTACGAATGACGACATTCATAAACGGAATGATTATAGCAGAAATAGTCCAATAACATTTGGTGAACAGGTTACAACAGTAACGAGCTTTTTTGAAAGCTGGAATAATTGCGAACGAACCGTTGTTATGTATGCTCTGCTGAAGCGTTTGAGATATCCTAATTTAAAGTTCTTACAATACGCCATTGATCACGCTTTGACACAAAATTTAGGCTCAGAAACTAATCTGAGTAGCGTTCTCATCGACATGAATGCGAACAATCCTTCGTATTTGAAAAAACTATTAAACGCCTACAAGACGTTGCATTTGAACGACGCAGTGGATGCTCTGACTTCGGGTTCATTAGACAAGGACACCATACCGTGTTATGGTTCTGATTTTCAAATTACAAATTGCGATGAACGTAAATTGTACGAAAAAAAGAAGGAGATATTGGTTGAGGTTTTAAACATGTTACCCCTTTTAAAACCTGGAAATGATGACGCCAAGTTAATTTATTTGGCTCTAATTCCATCGACCGTGCGAGACACCATGCACCAGCGTGTGCCTACCGAATTGGTTCAGCAAATATTCTCGTACATGCTTATACATCCTGCTATAAGCAACGACGATCGAag GTCGTTAAATGTTTGGTTGCGACACTTGGAGGATCATCTTATGGCTGCTGATAAGTTGGTGGaaccaaaaaaaagaaacactAGTAGCATAAATCAAAGTTTGGGTGTCAGCTCGGATGCGTCCGTCTCATCTGTTTCGTCCCTTACTTCGTCATCCATATCCAATAATTCCATGTCATCTTCTGGGAGTTTTGCTCCAGGACTTGGAATATCACCATATGCAAAGAGTCGAAATGTTGATTGGCAAACAATTGCTCCTCCAAGCAAGAATCACAATAATCTTCAACAAAACCCTATTTCACAACCAAATTCTCTGCCTGATTGGACCAACTTCATGCGGAATGACAGCGGATTTGCTAACAGTGGTATGAATAATTTGAGTGAAATAAGTTCGAGTAGTAGCGGCAGTAGTTGTACAAATCGACGCAACAGTAGCATTACTGATCAACTCTGTGATAATTTTAATGGTATTAATCTAAACGAATTAGGATCTAGTCAAAATAAATTGGGTTTGTCTTTGAGCATTGCGACAATAGGTGTTGATACACATGCGAAGGAATCTTCATTAGTGAATGGTGTAGCTGCAGCAGTAGCCACCACAAATACCAATCCAAATCCAGTAATATCTGGCCtctttaataacaataacaacccaattataaatatattgggtaGCAGTGGTCATAATGAGAGCAAAGTTTGCGAGAATAATAGTTATAGTAATTCCAACAACGACGAGCACGATACATCGTTTTCAAAAAATGGCACAGAAATCATCGACTTTGAACCGCATATATCTATAAACGTTGATGATCAATGTATAAATGACTCTTTATCTTCCATTAAGAATGATACAAATCAGAAG tcGCTACAGCCACAAATGGCCTACACTTCAATGCCAATGAGTAATTATGAGCAAACGGATATGACTCGCTGGAGTTTGGATGGCAAATTGACTGCTTTAAAGACACGCCGATCTAATAGTCTTACAACGCAAACGATGTCCACATCGTCGTCATCTTCGAATTCCTCCGTAATTACGGTCAACGACAATTGCTCAAATTCAAATGAAAACTTGGCGCAATTTGCAAATAAACCGCGGAGCTTCTCACTTTCCATAGAACACCAGCGTGGGGGTTTAGCTAATAGTGGTTCAGATACGGGTCTGGATGATTTTAAACCaggttatataaaatttcaaagccGAAATGTGGGCATGTCAAATATTGGATTGTGGTTGAAATCTTTGcgcttacataagtacatagatCTATTCAAAAATATGACATATGAAGATATGCTCTGTATCACTGAAGAATTTTTGCAAGGCTTGGGAGTAACCAAAGGTGCATCGCACAAATTATCAATATGTATAGAAAAACTGAAAGAACGCACTAATCACCTGAGCAGATTGGAGCAGGATTTGGTAAAtggtcaaataaaaatacaaactgTAGTGGAGGACTTAGCAAGCATGGTACTTTCGCCAATGAAACCTATCGAATCTGTTGATGGCGGCTCAAATGAAGACAATGTTGCTCATagatttttgaaagttttggaTATAG TTGGCTCGATGGTACAACGTGATACTAACGCACCTCAAGATGAAGAAAATATCAACGTTTTAATGTGGGTACTTGATCGTTCGATACACAATGAGGCTTTTGTGAACCATTCAAATCAACTGAAAGAACTGAAATTTAAACTCTCAAAACATAAAATAGCTATTGGCCACAAGGCACACCACGTCAAAAATGGAAGCTccggaaatttaaataaatctag ATGGAGTGGAAAATCTCGAAAATGTGATATAAAGAACGGAAGTAATGACCGCATTAACCacagaaaaaattcaaatgacaTGCCTAACTTCACCGCTAATAGTATATCACAAAATCAGCAGCACCAGCACCAGCACCATCACCATGGCAGCCAGACACAACCGGGTGACTACGGAAATGTAGGCATCAGCAACAGTGGAAATAACGGTAGCGCACAGCATCAATATAAAAGTTCGTCATATCCAAACTTCATGAACAGTCAACAACAGCAGGTCAAGCAACCACATCACAATCACCATTCACAATtatcacaacaacagcaagatcaaaatactattttgccCCAACATAGCCACTTTCCTACTTTGCCcccacagcagcaacaacaacaacaacagcaacatcgaAGATCTCTCAACAATTTAATATTAGTGTCAGGTGGACCTCAACAACCCCAAAAAATGGTTTTTAAACCCGGTCAAGGAATTTTACCCGCAGGGCCACCATCAAGCGATGGTCACTTGCGTCGAACTAGTATCACTGCAGCCATTAGCAACCAGAACAATATTAATGCCAATTTAACTTCAACATTTAAGACGAGTCTAGCGAATGTAACCGGGAAGGCCGATCCTTCACAGCAACCACAGAGCTTATCGCAATCGCAACATCAACAGCAGACCCAGCAATCACAAAAGACAATGGCGGCAGTGGTAATG gaaaatttttcaaagttcGAGGAACATTTCACATTATTCTAG
- the smg gene encoding protein Smaug isoform X1 has translation MKYITTEKSGIDHNMCATNDDIHKRNDYSRNSPITFGEQVTTVTSFFESWNNCERTVVMYALLKRLRYPNLKFLQYAIDHALTQNLGSETNLSSVLIDMNANNPSYLKKLLNAYKTLHLNDAVDALTSGSLDKDTIPCYGSDFQITNCDERKLYEKKKEILVEVLNMLPLLKPGNDDAKLIYLALIPSTVRDTMHQRVPTELVQQIFSYMLIHPAISNDDRRSLNVWLRHLEDHLMAADKLVEPKKRNTSSINQSLGVSSDASVSSVSSLTSSSISNNSMSSSGSFAPGLGISPYAKSRNVDWQTIAPPSKNHNNLQQNPISQPNSLPDWTNFMRNDSGFANSGMNNLSEISSSSSGSSCTNRRNSSITDQLCDNFNGINLNELGSSQNKLGLSLSIATIGVDTHAKESSLVNGVAAAVATTNTNPNPVISGLFNNNNNPIINILGSSGHNESKVCENNSYSNSNNDEHDTSFSKNGTEIIDFEPHISINVDDQCINDSLSSIKNDTNQKSLQPQMAYTSMPMSNYEQTDMTRWSLDGKLTALKTRRSNSLTTQTMSTSSSSSNSSVITVNDNCSNSNENLAQFANKPRSFSLSIEHQRGGLANSGSDTGLDDFKPGYIKFQSRNVGMSNIGLWLKSLRLHKYIDLFKNMTYEDMLCITEEFLQGLGVTKGASHKLSICIEKLKERTNHLSRLEQDLVNGQIKIQTVVEDLASMVLSPMKPIESVDGGSNEDNVAHRFLKVLDIVGSMVQRDTNAPQDEENINVLMWVLDRSIHNEAFVNHSNQLKELKFKLSKHKIAIGHKAHHVKNGSSGNLNKSRWSGKSRKCDIKNGSNDRINHRKNSNDMPNFTANSISQNQQHQHQHHHHGSQTQPGDYGNVGISNSGNNGSAQHQYKSSSYPNFMNSQQQQVKQPHHNHHSQLSQQQQDQNTILPQHSHFPTLPPQQQQQQQQQHRRSLNNLILVSGGPQQPQKMVFKPGQGILPAGPPSSDGHLRRTSITAAISNQNNINANLTSTFKTSLANVTGKADPSQQPQSLSQSQHQQQTQQSQKTMAAVVMVSSEEIGVTGMIGPQQPQQQPNLLNNNTSMLNNNLLCQQQQQELQLLAAAAAAVGNSCRNNNLLNCLCDVNRNSSNTCSCGVKTVKSCSNMSTPFNEVHSGKQNSPLGPATTIPLLSNMNLQIVDKVHMKASSSSSATVAMNDINSLDQLETLCLQMTEQAIN, from the exons ATGAAATATATTACTACCGAAAAGAGCGGCATTGACCATAATATGTGTGCTACGAATGACGACATTCATAAACGGAATGATTATAGCAGAAATAGTCCAATAACATTTGGTGAACAGGTTACAACAGTAACGAGCTTTTTTGAAAGCTGGAATAATTGCGAACGAACCGTTGTTATGTATGCTCTGCTGAAGCGTTTGAGATATCCTAATTTAAAGTTCTTACAATACGCCATTGATCACGCTTTGACACAAAATTTAGGCTCAGAAACTAATCTGAGTAGCGTTCTCATCGACATGAATGCGAACAATCCTTCGTATTTGAAAAAACTATTAAACGCCTACAAGACGTTGCATTTGAACGACGCAGTGGATGCTCTGACTTCGGGTTCATTAGACAAGGACACCATACCGTGTTATGGTTCTGATTTTCAAATTACAAATTGCGATGAACGTAAATTGTACGAAAAAAAGAAGGAGATATTGGTTGAGGTTTTAAACATGTTACCCCTTTTAAAACCTGGAAATGATGACGCCAAGTTAATTTATTTGGCTCTAATTCCATCGACCGTGCGAGACACCATGCACCAGCGTGTGCCTACCGAATTGGTTCAGCAAATATTCTCGTACATGCTTATACATCCTGCTATAAGCAACGACGATCGAag GTCGTTAAATGTTTGGTTGCGACACTTGGAGGATCATCTTATGGCTGCTGATAAGTTGGTGGaaccaaaaaaaagaaacactAGTAGCATAAATCAAAGTTTGGGTGTCAGCTCGGATGCGTCCGTCTCATCTGTTTCGTCCCTTACTTCGTCATCCATATCCAATAATTCCATGTCATCTTCTGGGAGTTTTGCTCCAGGACTTGGAATATCACCATATGCAAAGAGTCGAAATGTTGATTGGCAAACAATTGCTCCTCCAAGCAAGAATCACAATAATCTTCAACAAAACCCTATTTCACAACCAAATTCTCTGCCTGATTGGACCAACTTCATGCGGAATGACAGCGGATTTGCTAACAGTGGTATGAATAATTTGAGTGAAATAAGTTCGAGTAGTAGCGGCAGTAGTTGTACAAATCGACGCAACAGTAGCATTACTGATCAACTCTGTGATAATTTTAATGGTATTAATCTAAACGAATTAGGATCTAGTCAAAATAAATTGGGTTTGTCTTTGAGCATTGCGACAATAGGTGTTGATACACATGCGAAGGAATCTTCATTAGTGAATGGTGTAGCTGCAGCAGTAGCCACCACAAATACCAATCCAAATCCAGTAATATCTGGCCtctttaataacaataacaacccaattataaatatattgggtaGCAGTGGTCATAATGAGAGCAAAGTTTGCGAGAATAATAGTTATAGTAATTCCAACAACGACGAGCACGATACATCGTTTTCAAAAAATGGCACAGAAATCATCGACTTTGAACCGCATATATCTATAAACGTTGATGATCAATGTATAAATGACTCTTTATCTTCCATTAAGAATGATACAAATCAGAAG tcGCTACAGCCACAAATGGCCTACACTTCAATGCCAATGAGTAATTATGAGCAAACGGATATGACTCGCTGGAGTTTGGATGGCAAATTGACTGCTTTAAAGACACGCCGATCTAATAGTCTTACAACGCAAACGATGTCCACATCGTCGTCATCTTCGAATTCCTCCGTAATTACGGTCAACGACAATTGCTCAAATTCAAATGAAAACTTGGCGCAATTTGCAAATAAACCGCGGAGCTTCTCACTTTCCATAGAACACCAGCGTGGGGGTTTAGCTAATAGTGGTTCAGATACGGGTCTGGATGATTTTAAACCaggttatataaaatttcaaagccGAAATGTGGGCATGTCAAATATTGGATTGTGGTTGAAATCTTTGcgcttacataagtacatagatCTATTCAAAAATATGACATATGAAGATATGCTCTGTATCACTGAAGAATTTTTGCAAGGCTTGGGAGTAACCAAAGGTGCATCGCACAAATTATCAATATGTATAGAAAAACTGAAAGAACGCACTAATCACCTGAGCAGATTGGAGCAGGATTTGGTAAAtggtcaaataaaaatacaaactgTAGTGGAGGACTTAGCAAGCATGGTACTTTCGCCAATGAAACCTATCGAATCTGTTGATGGCGGCTCAAATGAAGACAATGTTGCTCATagatttttgaaagttttggaTATAG TTGGCTCGATGGTACAACGTGATACTAACGCACCTCAAGATGAAGAAAATATCAACGTTTTAATGTGGGTACTTGATCGTTCGATACACAATGAGGCTTTTGTGAACCATTCAAATCAACTGAAAGAACTGAAATTTAAACTCTCAAAACATAAAATAGCTATTGGCCACAAGGCACACCACGTCAAAAATGGAAGCTccggaaatttaaataaatctag ATGGAGTGGAAAATCTCGAAAATGTGATATAAAGAACGGAAGTAATGACCGCATTAACCacagaaaaaattcaaatgacaTGCCTAACTTCACCGCTAATAGTATATCACAAAATCAGCAGCACCAGCACCAGCACCATCACCATGGCAGCCAGACACAACCGGGTGACTACGGAAATGTAGGCATCAGCAACAGTGGAAATAACGGTAGCGCACAGCATCAATATAAAAGTTCGTCATATCCAAACTTCATGAACAGTCAACAACAGCAGGTCAAGCAACCACATCACAATCACCATTCACAATtatcacaacaacagcaagatcaaaatactattttgccCCAACATAGCCACTTTCCTACTTTGCCcccacagcagcaacaacaacaacaacagcaacatcgaAGATCTCTCAACAATTTAATATTAGTGTCAGGTGGACCTCAACAACCCCAAAAAATGGTTTTTAAACCCGGTCAAGGAATTTTACCCGCAGGGCCACCATCAAGCGATGGTCACTTGCGTCGAACTAGTATCACTGCAGCCATTAGCAACCAGAACAATATTAATGCCAATTTAACTTCAACATTTAAGACGAGTCTAGCGAATGTAACCGGGAAGGCCGATCCTTCACAGCAACCACAGAGCTTATCGCAATCGCAACATCAACAGCAGACCCAGCAATCACAAAAGACAATGGCGGCAGTGGTAATGGTTAGTAGTGAAGAAATTGGTGTTACTGGTATGATTGGTCcccaacaaccacaacaacagccaaatttattaaacaataacACTAGTATGTTAAATAATAACTTGTTAtgccaacagcaacagcaagagTTGCAGCTACTTGCTGCAGCAGCAGCCGCCGTTGGCAATAGCTGTCGAAATAACAACTTGTTAAATTGTTTGTGCGATGTAAATAGAAATAGTAGCAATACTTGTAGTTGTGGTGTAAAAACTGTGAAAAGTTGTAGTAATATGTCGACGCCATTCAATGAGGTTCACAGCGGTAAACAAAATTCACCATTAGGACCCGCAACAACAATCCCTTTATTATCCAACATGAATTTACAAATAGTGGATAAAGTGCATATGAAAGCGTCATCGTCTAGCTCCGCTACTGTAGCCATGAACGACATTAATAGTTTAGATCAATTGGAAACACTATGCTTGCAAATGACCGAGCAAGCTATCAACTGA